The genomic segment TATGGAAGGTTCGGACAATGACACACACATTTCCGACGGCGCGCCCACTCCCGACGAGCGGGTGACCTCGCAAAGCGCGTTCCACAAACATCCCGCAGCGTGCGTCGGGGAACACGAGGTGTATCGGGCGAATCCACGACGTCCGCTTTCCCGACACCTCGGGCTGAAGGAATCATAGAGCGAAAAACGGGCCGCCGGTACGATTTCGTACGAAGTGATTGCATACAACACGACCGCAAGATACTTCTCTGTGCGGCTTCTAGCAGTAACCTTACCCAAATGACACGTGGGGTGAGCGAACGCGGCGCAAAGCCGCGGCCCCGGCAGAATGCTGCCGGGGCCGCTCGGTTTCATGCGTATCGCGTTTCAGGGTTAGTAGCGGCGACCACCACCACCACCGCCGCCGCCGCCGTAGCCGCCCCGGCTCCCGCCGCCACCGCCGCCGCCGCCGTAGCCGCCCCGGCCGCCGCCGCCACCGCCGCCGCCGCCCTCACGGGGCTTGGCCTCGTTCACGGTCAGGCTCCGCCCGTCCAGTTGGGTGCCGTTGAGGGCCGCAATCGCCTGGTCACCGCCGTCGCTCATCTCCACGAACGCGAACCCGCGCGGGCGCCCGGTCTCCCGGTCCATGATGAGTTGCACCTTGGTCACCGTCCCGTACTGGGCGAAGACCTCCCGCAGTTGGTCCTCGGTGGTCGAGAAGGACATGTTTCCGACGTAAAGATTCTTCGCCATCACGGCCTCGGAGTAAACGGACTGAAGGGCGGAAAAGCCGCCCTTGGAGTGCAGGGCTGGCCCGCGCCTCCGCGTCCATCGTAACAGGTGCCCGCCTTAACCGGCTCTACATTCGGGAGGAAATCTCCACGAGCACAGAATAGTTTAATTTGAGAAACGGGTCCGATCCGAGGAATTCGGGTGGCTCGTAGGCGGCGGGTTCATATATTGACGCGCTCGTAGCCTTACTTATGGGGGTCAGAATGGGATTACGCATGCGGGTTCACGACCGGGAGCCGATCGGAGCGGCCCTGCGGCGGTTCAAGAAGCTGGTCGAGCGGAGCGGGCTGAAGCGGGAACTGCGGGCGCACGAGTACTACGAGAAGCCGTGCGAGGCCCGGAGCCGCAAAGAGGCCAAGCGCCGCAGCGCCATCAAGAAGGCCGCCCTCGGAAAGCCCGTCAAGAAAGAACGCACCTTCTAACTCCGCTGGCTCCACGGGCGGCAGTTGGCCCCCCCGCCGCGCAGGCGCCCGTGGGAACGGGCTCGGTGCCCGCGGAGTCCCCGACCGGCGCACGCCAACCGGCACAACCGGTTCATTCGGTTGCCCCACGCGTTGGAGGTGCGCCGACGCTCGAGTGGTTGTGGGCCACGCGTGTCCCTGGGTCCGGCTCCCCATCTTCTCGTCCACTGCGCCCCTACTGCGGGCCGCGTCGGCACCTCGAACCACCCGAAAACGCTTGTGCCCGGTCATTGGGTGTGGACCCGCGGCGGAGAAGCCCGGCCGGCCGAGCGGTTCCGCCGCGCCCTACGGCTCGTCACTACCGGCGGATTTCATGGGGCGGCGGTGCCGCGGTCCCCGATGGGAGCTTCGCCAACTGCGCCGCCCAGCGCGGGTCGAGGCGGGCGGCTTCGGTCAGAGCCGCGCGCGCCCCGGGTAGGTCACCCGTCTGCTCGAGTGCGAGTCCCAACAAGGCGTGCCCCTCCGCGAACGCCGGATCGACGGTGACCGCGGCGCGGGCACAGGTGATCGCTTCCGAGTAGTTCTTTTTCTGAAGGAACGCGCTCCCCAGGTCCGCGTGGGCTTTGGCGTACTTGGGGTTCTGGAGGATCAACCCCTTGAACGCACCGGCCATTTTCTCCTGGATGTCCCGGGCGTCCTTCGCCCGAGCGGTGATGCCCAGTTCGTAGGGCGGCTTGCCGTACCGGGGGTCGAGTGCCGCGGCCCATTCGAGCGCCACGGCCGCGCTGGTCGAGTCGCCCATGTTGTCCAGAGCGCGGGCCAGATTGTAATGGGCCTGAGCGAGTTGAGGGTCGAGCTGGACCGCACGCGCGGACGCGGCCAGCGCGCCGCGGATGTTGCCCCCGGCGAAGAGGGCGAGGCCCAGGTTGTTGTAAGCCCGGGCGTACCCGGGAGCGAGCGCGACGGCGCGGACGAACGACGCAACGGCCGCGTCCAGATCCCCGTTGGCGTTCCGCGCGCGGAACGAAAGCCCCAGTTCGTTGTGAGCGACGGCGTTTTGGGGTTCGAGTTCGACGGCCCGCTTGTGGGCGGCCACCGCCCCGTCGAAGCTTGCCGACGCCCGGAGCGCGACGCCGAGATTGTGGTACCCCACGGCCACTGCGGGCGCCAGGCGGATGGCCTCATTGAAGGCCGCGACGGCGCCGGCCGTGTCCTTCTTGTGGTACAGCGCGAGGCCCAGGTCGTTGTAAGCGCGAGCGGATTTCGGATCGATTTCGATGGCCCTGTTGAACGCGGCAACCGCCGCGTCGTGGTCCCCCGCGGCGTCCAGGGCCGCGCCCAGGCCGTCGTGGGCGCGGGCGTCAGAGGGCTCGAGCTGAACGGCCCGTTTGTAGGCGGCGACGGCCCCCTGCGGCTCGCCCGAAGCGGCCAGCGCCGCGCCCAGGCCGACCCAGACGACGTACAGGTCCGGCCGCAGCACGCGGGCCGCTTCGTACGCGCTGATCGCCTGGGCCGCTCGGTCCCCGTCACCGCGCGGTCGCGGGGCCGACCCGGAATCGGGTTCGGCGATGACGCCCTCGTTCCGGCCCTTCGTGGCGCCCGAATACCACAGACCGAGCAGGAGCGCCAGTTCGCAGTCGGTGGGGTGCTTGGCGCGGGCGGAGGCCAACAGCGGGGCCGGGTTCAGGCCGTGGCGCACCATCAGCCGCGCCAGAACGGCCAGAGCCGTCGGCGGAACGTCGGCGGAGTCGGCACCGGCCGCGAGCTTCTCGACCTCGGATTTGTCGCTCCGCACGGCCGGGCTGCGGAGCGCGTCGGTCCAAGGGGCGGGATCGGCCCGACGCGCGACCTCCAACAGGCGGTTCTGCAACCCCGGCTCCGGTTCGTGGACCGCCCAGTCGTCGAGCGCCGCAACCAGTTCCGCTTTGACCGGAGACGCCGCAATCTTCTGGGCCGCTTCGACCGGGTCGAGCGTCGCCACGTCCAGTCCACGAACCATGAACGCCGCCCGGTACTCCGGCGCGGCGCTCCGGGCGTTGAACTGACCGGCTCCGTGCCGCTCCACGATCCAAATCCACTTGCGATAGCGAATGCCGTCCAATTTCGTCACAAACACCACATCGCTTCGTGCCTGCTCGACTTCTGCGCGCCGGTCCGGGGCGTCGGTCTGGGCCAGTTCTGCGACGAGCGCAAGGGCCGCCTCCGCGTCCTGAAACTTGTGCTGCTTGCGCAAGGTGGTCGCGAGGTTCAGGCCGAGTTCAATGCCCCGGTCCGCTTGTCGCGCCTTGGTCCGGGATTCGGCACCGCGCAGGGCGGCGCTCGGCACGGGCTCACGGGGGCTCTCGGCCTGCGTCTGTTCGGCTGCGATCCGTTCCAGTTTTGTCCGCGTTTCGGCCTCGATCCGCGCCTGATCAGCGAGGGCCGTTTCGGCCCTGATTTTCCGTGCGCTCGCTTGCCGATCCGCCCACCACGCCAGCGACCCGCCCACCAGCAGCAACAGCACGATCGCGCCCGCGAGCTTCCGTTCACCCCGGCGCGCCCGCGCGATCCCTCCGGTTCGATACGCGACCACGGACCGAGCGACCGCGCCCGCGTCGGCTGGTCGGTCGGCCGCCTTCGGCGCCAGGCACCGTTTACACAACGCCACCCACTCGGGCTCCGCTCCGCACCGATCGAGCCGGGCGAAGCACGCGGCGAGCTGTCCCCGAGCCGCCTCGGTCTGGGACGCAAAAACGGGCTCGCCGGTGAGGATCACCGCCAGCAGCGCACCGAGCCCGAACACATCGGCGCGGGCGTCCGACGGCCCCCCCCGCGCCGGCTCGGGCGCCGGGCGGGCCGCTGAGCCGTTCGATTTTGGCGGCACCGTGACTGGCCCGGACCGTTGCCGCGTGCCGCTCTCCAGAACTTTCGCACGGCCCCAATCCATGATCTGAACTTCGCCGAAGCTGCCGACCAGCACGTTCGACGCCCGGAGGTCGTTGTGGACGATTCGGTGCGCGTGAGCGTAGGCCAGCGCCTGGCACACCTGTTCGAACACCATCATGAACCGGTCCCGGTCGTGGGTGGGATCGGGGCGCTCGGCCAGGAGCCCGTCGAGTGTGCGCCCCGTGATGAGGTTCAGGGCCAAAAACGGTCTCCCATCTGGGAGCGTGCCGAAGTCGTGAACAGCGGGAACGGCCGGGTGTTGGAGCCGACCGGCGGTTCGCGCTTCGTCCGCGACGCGCGCGGACCCGAGCGGCTCCGTAAGCACCTTGACCGCCACGGTGCGGCCGAAGACCGTATCGGTGGCGCGATAGATCACCCCCGTGTCTCGGCGTGCGATCTCCGCTCCCAGTTGATAGCGCCCGGCGGCGGGGGACGGGTTCGTGGGGGGGTGGTTGGACACAGGCGGCTCCGGGCATGTGTACTCGGCTGGCGCCAGTATACTCCCTGCCCGAGGGCAATTGATCGGCTCTTTGGTTGCGAGCGGTTCCAATGCGACTCGCTCGCCCCCACTCAACAAACACGCGGACGGACTGGCGAAACTCACGGCCCTCAACTTCCAGACACGCGAAGACGACTCCCTCCGGGCCGCGTAGGGTATAATTAGAGACCCCACGCTGAGGGTTGTCAAAGTCGGTCACTCGCTCCGCGAGTGGCACCAGCCGCCGACTTCAAGTGCCTGGGTGCGACTCGTCTACTGTGCGCGGTGCCAACCCGTGATCCCAAAGGAAAGAGCCCCGCGCGAAGCGCGGCGCCCGCTTTCAAGACGATGATTCTCGAAGCCCTCGTGACGACTCTCGACGCTACCGGCGCACCGCACCTCGCGCCGATGGGGCCGCACGTGTCGGCGGACTTCAGCCGCTTGACACTCCGCCCGTTCCCGACCTCGAACACCTGCCAGAACCTGCTCCGCCACGGCGAGGGCGTGATCCACGTGACCGACGATGCGCTCCTGCTGGCGCGGGCGGCGGTCGGGGCGGCGGTCGTGCCGCCCGGTCGCCCGGCCGCCCGCGTAAACGGGTACGTCCTCGCTGATTGCTGCCGCTACTTCGAGTTCCGGGTGACGTCGGTCGATGCGAGTGCCCCGCGAGTGCGGATCGAGGCCGAGGTGGTTCACGCGGGCCGCGTCCGCGACTTCTTCGGCTTCAACCGTGCGAAACACGCCGTTGTCGAAGCCGCTATACTCGCGACGCGCTTGCACCTGCTCCCCCTGCTAGAGGTCGCGAGCGAGTTCGCGAAGCTCCGGGTGATCGTCGGCAAGACCGGCGGGCCGGACGAACACGCCGCAATGGACCTGCTCGAAGCCAAACTGCGCCAAGCGGAGGCCGCCGGATGATTCGTGTCGTCGCGCCGAGTCGGTTGCACTTCGGGCTGGTCCGCGTGCCGGTCGCGGGGGAATCGGCCCCCGGTGCGCGCGCGTTCGGCGGCGTCGGGCTGATGGTCGATCAGCCCGGCGTCGTCGTCACCGTGCGCCCGGCGGCCGCGTGGCAGTTCGAGGGGCCGCTCGCCAGCCGGGCACAGGTCTTTGCGGCGCGGTTCATGCTCTCGGTCCCCGAGGAGCGGCGCCGGGGGTTCCAGGTGCTGGTCGAACGGTGCCCCGCGGAACACACCGGGCTGGGCGTCGGCACGCAGCTCGGGCTCGCGGTGGCGAAGGCGCTGGCCGTTGCCACCGGCGCGCGTGAGACCCGCGCCGCGGAACTCGCGGTCCGGGTCGGGCGCGGCGAGCGGTCCGCGATCGGGACACACGGGTTCGATTCCGGCGGGCTGGTCGCCGAGGGCGGGAAGCCGCCCGGACCGGGAGTCGCCCCGCTGGTCGAACACGTCACCCTGCCTGAGTCGTGGCGGGTGGTGCTGTTCACGCCGGGCGGCGCGGGCCGGTGGTACGGCGACGACGAGCGGCGGGCGTTCGCCACGGCGGCGGCGGGGGCACCGGCCGCGCTGCTCGATCTGGTGCGGACCGCCATTGTCCCGGCCGCAGCGGCGGGCGACCTGGACGCGTTCGGCGACGCGGTTCACGAGTTCAACCGCCGGGCCGGCGAGCCGTTCGCCGCGGCCCAGGGGGGCGCTATGCGGGGGCCGAAATCGCGGCGCTGATCGCAGAAGTGCGGGGGCTCGGGGTCCGCGGCGTCGGGCAGAGTTCGTGGGGGCCGACGGTGTTCGCGGTGGTCGGCGACGCCGAGGCGGCTGCCCTCGTGCGCCGGTTCCGGGGCCGGGTGCCCGTCCACGTGACCCGCGTGTCGGCCGGCGGGCACGCGGTTCAGGACGCGTGAGCGGCGGTCACGGCGCGCGGGTCTGGATGTCGGGCATGGTGCGGAGCCGGAGGCCGCCGCGGGCGTAGTTGCCGTCGCACGGGCTGAGGGCCGGCGGAACGTACATCCACGCCGGCCCCGCCTGCCCGTCGCTCAGGCCCTCCTGGTACAGCTCCAACATCAGTTCCTGGTTGATGCTCACCGACGTGTCGGCCTGGATCTCCGCGTCCTGCCGCAGCGCGATCATCTGGTACCGCATCCCGGACAGGCGCGACTGCCAGTACATGTTCGCCAGTTCCGCCCGGCACTGGGCGTAGAGCAGCGCGCCGGTGGTGGCCGAGAGCACGGGCAGGATCCGGCGCCGCACCGGTCCGGCGTCCGGGTACAGCTTGCCGGCCACGATCGCGTAGAAGTTCGGCGCGCCGGGCGTGGGGCTCGGGTTGAACGCCGGGCCGGTCTGAAGGGCGGCGGCGGCGAACACGCCGGGCGGCATGAACAGCGGGGCCGTGATCGCGCCGTCCACGTGCCACTCGGTTTCGCGGCGGCCGTCCACCACCACCTCGAACGGCACCGGCGGGAACACGCCCGGCACCGACGCCGACGCCAGGAGCACGTCGCGGAACAGTTTGCAGCCGTCCGGGCACGGCTGGG from the Frigoriglobus tundricola genome contains:
- a CDS encoding patatin-like phospholipase family protein, which codes for MVTSRNPAALAVVTIGLLFAVTIGCQPPRTAERPPKHRPTASVDGPAVVPPGVILTSPADLVVGLRAPQHVLALSSGGLYGAYSAGVLDGWSRTGTRPEFDVVTGSSTGALISPFAFLGGDYDAQAAQLYTGVRAEDIFRVRAWVTIPFRDSVATTAPMRKLIQDQITQPLMERIAAEHRKGRRLYVGTTDLASKRAVIWDMGAIAAQPCPDGCKLFRDVLLASASVPGVFPPVPFEVVVDGRRETEWHVDGAITAPLFMPPGVFAAAALQTGPAFNPSPTPGAPNFYAIVAGKLYPDAGPVRRRILPVLSATTGALLYAQCRAELANMYWQSRLSGMRYQMIALRQDAEIQADTSVSINQELMLELYQEGLSDGQAGPAWMYVPPALSPCDGNYARGGLRLRTMPDIQTRAP
- a CDS encoding tetratricopeptide repeat protein; protein product: MSNHPPTNPSPAAGRYQLGAEIARRDTGVIYRATDTVFGRTVAVKVLTEPLGSARVADEARTAGRLQHPAVPAVHDFGTLPDGRPFLALNLITGRTLDGLLAERPDPTHDRDRFMMVFEQVCQALAYAHAHRIVHNDLRASNVLVGSFGEVQIMDWGRAKVLESGTRQRSGPVTVPPKSNGSAARPAPEPARGGPSDARADVFGLGALLAVILTGEPVFASQTEAARGQLAACFARLDRCGAEPEWVALCKRCLAPKAADRPADAGAVARSVVAYRTGGIARARRGERKLAGAIVLLLLVGGSLAWWADRQASARKIRAETALADQARIEAETRTKLERIAAEQTQAESPREPVPSAALRGAESRTKARQADRGIELGLNLATTLRKQHKFQDAEAALALVAELAQTDAPDRRAEVEQARSDVVFVTKLDGIRYRKWIWIVERHGAGQFNARSAAPEYRAAFMVRGLDVATLDPVEAAQKIAASPVKAELVAALDDWAVHEPEPGLQNRLLEVARRADPAPWTDALRSPAVRSDKSEVEKLAAGADSADVPPTALAVLARLMVRHGLNPAPLLASARAKHPTDCELALLLGLWYSGATKGRNEGVIAEPDSGSAPRPRGDGDRAAQAISAYEAARVLRPDLYVVWVGLGAALAASGEPQGAVAAYKRAVQLEPSDARAHDGLGAALDAAGDHDAAVAAFNRAIEIDPKSARAYNDLGLALYHKKDTAGAVAAFNEAIRLAPAVAVGYHNLGVALRASASFDGAVAAHKRAVELEPQNAVAHNELGLSFRARNANGDLDAAVASFVRAVALAPGYARAYNNLGLALFAGGNIRGALAASARAVQLDPQLAQAHYNLARALDNMGDSTSAAVALEWAAALDPRYGKPPYELGITARAKDARDIQEKMAGAFKGLILQNPKYAKAHADLGSAFLQKKNYSEAITCARAAVTVDPAFAEGHALLGLALEQTGDLPGARAALTEAARLDPRWAAQLAKLPSGTAAPPPHEIRR
- a CDS encoding DUF447 domain-containing protein, with amino-acid sequence MTTLDATGAPHLAPMGPHVSADFSRLTLRPFPTSNTCQNLLRHGEGVIHVTDDALLLARAAVGAAVVPPGRPAARVNGYVLADCCRYFEFRVTSVDASAPRVRIEAEVVHAGRVRDFFGFNRAKHAVVEAAILATRLHLLPLLEVASEFAKLRVIVGKTGGPDEHAAMDLLEAKLRQAEAAG
- the rpsU gene encoding 30S ribosomal protein S21, translating into MGLRMRVHDREPIGAALRRFKKLVERSGLKRELRAHEYYEKPCEARSRKEAKRRSAIKKAALGKPVKKERTF
- a CDS encoding RNA recognition motif domain-containing protein: MAKNLYVGNMSFSTTEDQLREVFAQYGTVTKVQLIMDRETGRPRGFAFVEMSDGGDQAIAALNGTQLDGRSLTVNEAKPREGGGGGGGGGRGGYGGGGGGGGSRGGYGGGGGGGGGRRY
- a CDS encoding beta-RFAP synthase, whose translation is MIRVVAPSRLHFGLVRVPVAGESAPGARAFGGVGLMVDQPGVVVTVRPAAAWQFEGPLASRAQVFAARFMLSVPEERRRGFQVLVERCPAEHTGLGVGTQLGLAVAKALAVATGARETRAAELAVRVGRGERSAIGTHGFDSGGLVAEGGKPPGPGVAPLVEHVTLPESWRVVLFTPGGAGRWYGDDERRAFATAAAGAPAALLDLVRTAIVPAAAAGDLDAFGDAVHEFNRRAGEPFAAAQGGAMRGPKSRR